GCGCGGGCCACATCTTCAGGAATCGTGAGCCTCCCCGAAGGATTCCGTCTGAGCGCGGTCTCGGCGATGACTTCATGTCCGGGGATCTTACGGAGCGCGGGCGTGTCGGTGACCCCGGCGCGAATGGTATTAACGGCGATCCCGCGCGGCGCCAACTCCATCGCCAGCTGTCGCGTGTGCGATTCCAGCGCGGCCTTTGCCGCCGACACCGCGCCGTAGTTCGGGAGCACTCGTGTGCCGCCGGCACTCGTCATCGCAAAGATCTTTCCGCCCGTGCGCATCATTCGCCGATGGACAAGATCTTGCACCCAGTACACCAGGCTGTGTGCCATCACGGTGAGCGTCATGTCCATCTGGGCGGCCGTAATGGCGTCCTGGGGAGTGTCAGCGACATAGGGCCGGAGGTTTCCGAACGCCAGGGAGTGGAGGAGCACTGCGACGGCGCCCGTCGGTCCCATCTCTTCCGCCGCGCGGAACAGGACTTCTTCACGCCGCTCCGGATCAGCTGCGTTGACGTTGAAGAACAACGCCCGCCGGCCGGTGGCCCGGATCCCGTCGATCACCTGCTCGACGTGAGGGAGGGTCGATCTACGGTCCAGGTGGACGCCGATGATGTCGTAGCCGATGCGGGCCAGTTCGAGACTCGTCGCTTCTCCGAACCCGCTGCTGGCGCCCAAAATCAGAGCCCAAGGTCCCGTGTCTGCCATGCGCACGCCTCGGTCGCGGGATGACGTAGGCGTTCCGGCGGGCCGGGCGTCCATCGACTCCGCGGGGCTGCCTGGGGAGAATTTCGCGTCGGGTGTAGGGTTCCCTTCGGCGCCGGCCCTCGACGCCGTCAGGGGGGCGAGACGACAGCCGCCGGCGTGGACCAACGCGACGCTGCCAGCCGTCCAGGTACACGAGACGGCCGGCAGCGTACGACTGGGCTAACGGTCGGCATGCTCCTGGTCTCCACGGAACTGCCCGGCCGGCT
The bacterium DNA segment above includes these coding regions:
- a CDS encoding SDR family oxidoreductase gives rise to the protein MADTGPWALILGASSGFGEATSLELARIGYDIIGVHLDRRSTLPHVEQVIDGIRATGRRALFFNVNAADPERREEVLFRAAEEMGPTGAVAVLLHSLAFGNLRPYVADTPQDAITAAQMDMTLTVMAHSLVYWVQDLVHRRMMRTGGKIFAMTSAGGTRVLPNYGAVSAAKAALESHTRQLAMELAPRGIAVNTIRAGVTDTPALRKIPGHEVIAETALRRNPSGRLTIPEDVARAIAALCRPGTEWITGNVIGVDGGEDVIG